In Actinomycetota bacterium, a genomic segment contains:
- a CDS encoding MBL fold metallo-hydrolase, whose amino-acid sequence MIPVIRPPLPEGIEVLDVELFGASDLSCSYIVHAAEPALVETGPATVFDRVKAELERRRVEPKHIVLTHIHLDHGGGAGHVSELFPDATVWVHDVGARHVVDPSRLVSSARRLFGDALDVMYGEPEPVPEERLRAVDEGDVIPLGDRELRVLYTPGHARHEVTLYEPDARVAFIGDSAGVFIGDVQKPATPPPEFDLEAALDSINRIKELKADAICFTHFGPASEPALDRAAQDLRTWDSILRPLALGGASDEECLAALDHHVPSFPGDDGYREKARALSGARNSMLGYLRYYRKTLLES is encoded by the coding sequence GTGATCCCGGTCATCCGCCCCCCGCTCCCGGAAGGCATCGAGGTGCTGGACGTGGAGCTCTTCGGCGCGTCGGACCTGTCCTGCAGCTACATCGTCCACGCCGCGGAGCCCGCGCTCGTCGAGACGGGTCCCGCGACCGTGTTCGATCGGGTGAAGGCGGAGCTCGAACGTCGACGGGTCGAACCGAAGCACATCGTCCTGACGCATATCCACCTCGACCACGGCGGCGGAGCCGGGCACGTGTCCGAGCTATTCCCCGACGCGACCGTCTGGGTCCACGACGTGGGGGCCCGCCACGTGGTGGACCCGTCCCGGCTCGTCTCGAGCGCCCGACGGCTCTTCGGCGACGCGCTCGACGTTATGTACGGGGAGCCCGAGCCGGTCCCGGAGGAGCGGCTCAGGGCGGTGGACGAGGGGGACGTGATCCCCCTGGGAGACCGGGAGCTGCGCGTCCTGTACACGCCGGGGCACGCCCGCCACGAGGTCACCCTGTACGAGCCGGACGCCCGGGTCGCGTTCATCGGCGACTCGGCCGGCGTGTTCATAGGCGATGTCCAGAAGCCGGCCACCCCCCCACCCGAGTTCGACCTGGAAGCGGCCCTCGACTCGATCAACCGGATAAAGGAGCTGAAGGCGGACGCCATCTGCTTCACCCACTTCGGTCCGGCGAGCGAGCCGGCCCTGGACCGCGCGGCGCAGGACCTCCGGACGTGGGACTCGATCCTGCGTCCCCTCGCGCTGGGCGGGGCCAGCGACGAGGAGTGCCTGGCCGCCCTCGACCACCACGTGCCGTCGTTCCCGGGAGACGACGGATACCGGGAGAAGGCCCGCGCGCTCTCGGGGGCGCGCAACTCGATGCTCGGGTACCTCCGGTACTACCGCAAGACGCTCCTGGAGTCCTAG
- a CDS encoding tetratricopeptide repeat protein, with protein MDRGPGPRPVPGRDLEDLPKEIATELQQVAHFGKAGLTKDLIAAAAKAYEEGSYAQALTLANQAKQHAPRSATVREMLGLAYYRLGRWREAARELAAYRRMSDRRDEDHIYADCERALGRPEKALEILQGLTPSEVGPEVYVEALVVAAGALMDLNRHEQAVEVLKRGPVDPEPVLEYHLRLWYVLAEALEGSGRRAEARDWWDAIYAEDPDFFDVADRRLGLGGRA; from the coding sequence ATGGACCGCGGCCCCGGCCCCCGGCCCGTCCCCGGACGCGACCTGGAGGACCTCCCGAAGGAGATCGCGACCGAGCTGCAGCAGGTCGCTCACTTCGGGAAGGCCGGCCTGACGAAGGACCTCATCGCCGCGGCCGCCAAGGCATACGAGGAGGGCTCCTACGCGCAGGCGCTCACCCTGGCGAACCAAGCGAAGCAGCACGCGCCCAGGTCGGCCACCGTGCGGGAGATGCTCGGGCTCGCCTACTACCGGCTCGGGCGGTGGCGCGAGGCGGCCCGGGAGCTGGCCGCCTACAGGCGGATGTCGGACCGGCGCGACGAGGATCACATCTACGCCGACTGCGAGCGCGCTCTCGGGCGCCCCGAGAAGGCGCTCGAGATCCTGCAAGGGCTGACCCCGTCGGAGGTGGGGCCCGAGGTGTACGTGGAGGCGCTGGTGGTCGCCGCCGGGGCCCTCATGGACCTCAACCGCCACGAGCAGGCGGTGGAGGTCCTGAAGAGGGGACCGGTCGACCCGGAGCCCGTCCTCGAGTACCACCTCCGTCTCTGGTACGTGCTCGCCGAGGCGCTCGAGGGCTCGGGGAGACGAGCGGAGGCCCGGGACTGGTGGGACGCCATCTACGCGGAGGACCCCGACTTCTTCGACGTCGCGGACCGGCGGCTGGGACTGGGAGGCCGCGCCTAG
- the tyrS gene encoding tyrosine--tRNA ligase → MPSVPPEQQWSILSRHAQVVPAEELREALGSGRSLRVKFGVDPTAPHVHLGWAVPLRKLRAFQDLGHTAVLIVGDFTARIGDPSGQNKTRPMLTADEVRAFADNLLEQVRLILDTERLEVRYNSSWIEPLGVEGLLRLASQHTVARMLERDDFANRYAAGNPITVTEFLYPLLQGYDSVAVEADVEIGGNDQLFNLHVGRHLQIAHGQRPQALLTVPLLEGTDGVEKMSQSKGNYIGVTESPDEIFGKLMRIPDHLMDRYLRLCTDLPDDEVDVLLAGTAPAEAKRRLAQEVVALYHGAEAAGTARRRFDDVFVRHSVPDDVPSAAVPAGCLGEDGRVHLPKLLKEVGLAPSTTEARRLISQGGVKADGEPLDDEAVDPDALRGRVLQVGRRRFVRIT, encoded by the coding sequence ATGCCCTCGGTCCCCCCCGAGCAGCAGTGGTCCATCCTGTCCCGCCACGCCCAGGTCGTCCCGGCCGAGGAGCTGCGGGAGGCGCTCGGGTCCGGACGCAGTCTCCGCGTGAAGTTCGGGGTCGACCCCACGGCGCCCCACGTCCACCTGGGGTGGGCCGTCCCGCTGCGCAAGCTGCGCGCGTTCCAGGACCTCGGGCACACGGCGGTGCTCATCGTGGGTGATTTCACGGCCAGGATCGGCGACCCGAGCGGGCAGAACAAGACCCGTCCGATGCTGACCGCGGACGAGGTCCGGGCCTTCGCCGACAACCTCCTGGAGCAGGTCCGGCTGATCCTGGACACCGAGCGGCTCGAGGTCCGCTACAACTCGTCGTGGATCGAGCCGCTCGGCGTCGAGGGGCTCCTCAGGCTCGCCTCGCAGCACACGGTCGCCCGGATGCTCGAGCGCGACGACTTCGCCAACCGGTACGCGGCGGGGAACCCGATCACGGTCACCGAGTTCCTCTACCCGCTCCTGCAGGGCTACGACTCGGTGGCCGTCGAGGCCGACGTCGAGATCGGGGGCAACGACCAGCTCTTCAACCTCCACGTCGGGCGCCACCTGCAGATCGCGCACGGCCAGCGCCCCCAGGCGCTCCTGACCGTGCCCCTGCTCGAGGGCACGGACGGCGTGGAGAAGATGTCGCAGAGCAAGGGAAACTACATCGGGGTGACCGAGAGCCCGGACGAGATCTTCGGGAAGCTGATGCGCATCCCGGACCACCTGATGGACCGCTATCTGCGCCTGTGCACGGACCTGCCCGACGACGAGGTGGACGTCCTGCTCGCGGGGACGGCCCCCGCCGAGGCCAAGCGGCGGCTCGCGCAGGAGGTGGTGGCGCTATACCACGGAGCCGAGGCGGCCGGGACGGCCCGACGCCGGTTCGACGATGTCTTCGTGCGCCACTCCGTCCCCGATGACGTCCCGTCCGCCGCCGTCCCCGCGGGGTGCCTGGGCGAGGACGGACGGGTCCACCTCCCGAAGCTCCTGAAGGAGGTCGGCCTCGCACCGTCCACCACGGAGGCCCGGCGCCTCATCTCCCAGGGAGGCGTGAAGGCGGACGGCGAGCCGCTCGACGACGAGGCGGTGGACCCGGACGCATTGAGGGGCCGTGTCCTTCAGGTCGGACGGCGCCGCTTCGTCCGGATCACCTGA
- a CDS encoding transglycosylase domain-containing protein: MKMSSEVVGVWFSIGVTSTTRRPCRRAHARLASVLALLMLATACGELQPLTTEEALERLNVATTKVYAADRSLIADLHGEINREIIPLDEIPQHVRDAVVAIEDERFWRHAGIDARSITRAAVSNLGEAGEENAQIQGGSTISQQLAKTLYFPDPERTVQRKLAEAQVTVQLEQRYEKREILEMYLNTIYFGRGVYGIQTAARSYFGKEAKDLDLPEGAFLAGIINQPARYGWTSTDAPERRSQRQEAAQRRRDTVLSRMEQLAMITPEEAAAAKASPIELADPTEARWRYPYFVDMVLRQLGVLRNSRHQLLDERFDFLGATFEERSKNVYRGGLRIYTSLDPAAQTAAEEAVASVLPEKLDRLSAAMAAVEPGTGYVRALVGGRDYYPEGCGEDEEPDRHVCRLSKVNLALGDYGGGSGRQPGSSFKPIVLAAALERGVTLNSHFSGGEFTHRYKGGTWRIRNYEGSSGASNLIEATVHSVNASYARLEIDGVGEGDALTGSRRVADMARRMGIPFPTRQQVQAACGSNFGKTGGCTPADDVPAIALGAKEASPLEMATAYATFANDGVAVPPTAIVRITDAAGKVLYDAAEENERPERAMAPGVARAVTHVMQQVIQRGTGIRARLGRDAAGKTGTSQQWRDAWFAGYTPDLAAVVWVGNPICGRGGCEEMTPANGYPFRIVGGSFPSMIWQYFMTKALENIPATRFPPPPSTFFTSNRSSTPPPVADVPGVIGLDRDQAIDVLTGAGFSVRVSECLAPGRPEGMVVKQTPSAGSQASGGSTITICLAVNELPLQVSPPPGARTPAPSAGPGQPRATPEPPSDGTVPNVVGESSARGSSIVRQAGFEPVLVRDCDPSGSSEAGRIWRQSPGGGSTARRGSNVTLWSNPAGC, encoded by the coding sequence ATGAAGATGTCCTCCGAGGTCGTCGGCGTGTGGTTCAGTATAGGAGTGACTTCCACCACCCGACGTCCGTGTCGGCGCGCGCACGCCCGACTGGCCTCGGTCCTGGCTCTCCTGATGCTGGCGACGGCATGCGGGGAGCTCCAACCGCTCACGACCGAGGAGGCGCTCGAGCGCCTGAACGTCGCGACGACGAAGGTCTACGCGGCCGACCGCAGCCTGATCGCCGACCTGCACGGGGAGATCAACCGGGAGATCATCCCCCTCGACGAGATCCCGCAGCACGTCCGGGACGCGGTCGTCGCGATCGAGGACGAGCGTTTCTGGCGCCACGCCGGGATCGACGCCCGCTCGATCACGCGGGCCGCGGTCTCCAACCTCGGGGAGGCCGGGGAGGAGAACGCCCAGATCCAGGGGGGGTCCACCATCTCCCAGCAGCTCGCCAAGACCCTCTACTTCCCGGACCCGGAGCGCACCGTCCAGCGCAAGCTCGCCGAGGCCCAGGTGACCGTCCAGCTCGAGCAGCGGTACGAGAAGCGAGAGATCCTCGAGATGTACCTGAACACGATCTACTTCGGACGCGGGGTCTACGGGATCCAGACGGCGGCCCGCTCCTACTTCGGGAAGGAGGCGAAGGACCTCGACCTCCCGGAGGGCGCCTTCCTGGCGGGGATCATCAACCAGCCCGCCCGTTACGGATGGACGTCGACCGACGCCCCCGAGCGTCGATCCCAGCGTCAGGAGGCTGCCCAGCGCCGACGCGACACCGTGCTGAGCCGCATGGAGCAGCTGGCGATGATCACGCCGGAGGAGGCCGCGGCCGCGAAGGCGAGCCCGATCGAGCTCGCCGACCCCACCGAGGCCCGCTGGCGCTACCCCTACTTCGTCGACATGGTCCTGCGCCAGCTCGGGGTGCTGCGCAACAGCCGGCATCAGCTGCTCGACGAGAGGTTCGACTTCCTCGGGGCGACGTTCGAGGAGCGCTCGAAGAACGTCTACCGGGGGGGTCTGCGCATCTACACCTCCCTCGACCCGGCCGCCCAGACGGCCGCCGAGGAGGCGGTCGCATCGGTCCTCCCCGAGAAGCTCGACCGGCTCTCCGCGGCCATGGCCGCCGTCGAGCCCGGCACCGGCTACGTCCGGGCTCTCGTCGGCGGCCGGGACTACTACCCCGAGGGGTGCGGGGAGGACGAGGAGCCCGACCGGCACGTCTGCCGGCTATCGAAGGTGAACCTGGCCCTGGGCGACTACGGCGGCGGGTCCGGGAGGCAGCCCGGCTCGTCGTTCAAGCCGATCGTGCTGGCCGCCGCGTTGGAGCGCGGGGTCACCCTCAACAGCCACTTCAGCGGGGGTGAGTTCACCCACCGCTACAAGGGCGGGACGTGGCGGATCCGCAACTACGAGGGGTCCTCGGGCGCGAGCAACCTCATCGAGGCGACCGTCCACTCCGTGAACGCGTCTTACGCGCGGCTGGAGATCGACGGGGTCGGCGAGGGGGACGCGCTCACCGGCTCCCGTCGCGTGGCGGACATGGCCCGCCGGATGGGGATCCCTTTCCCCACCCGGCAGCAGGTCCAGGCCGCCTGCGGCTCCAACTTCGGCAAGACGGGGGGATGCACGCCGGCCGACGACGTTCCCGCCATCGCCCTGGGAGCCAAGGAGGCATCTCCCCTCGAGATGGCTACGGCGTACGCGACGTTCGCGAACGACGGGGTGGCGGTGCCGCCCACCGCGATCGTCCGGATCACGGACGCGGCCGGGAAGGTCCTCTACGACGCGGCCGAGGAGAACGAGCGCCCCGAGCGGGCGATGGCGCCGGGGGTCGCCCGCGCGGTCACCCACGTGATGCAGCAGGTGATCCAGCGGGGGACGGGGATCAGAGCGCGCCTGGGCCGCGACGCCGCCGGCAAGACCGGGACCTCGCAGCAGTGGCGGGACGCGTGGTTCGCCGGCTACACGCCGGACCTGGCTGCCGTCGTGTGGGTGGGGAACCCGATCTGTGGACGGGGCGGGTGCGAGGAGATGACCCCGGCGAACGGGTACCCGTTCCGGATCGTCGGGGGGAGCTTCCCCTCGATGATCTGGCAGTACTTCATGACGAAGGCGCTCGAGAACATCCCGGCGACCCGGTTCCCGCCGCCGCCCAGCACCTTCTTCACGTCCAACCGGTCCTCCACTCCCCCGCCGGTCGCTGACGTGCCGGGCGTGATCGGGCTGGACCGGGACCAGGCGATCGACGTCCTCACCGGGGCCGGGTTCAGCGTGCGGGTGTCCGAATGCCTGGCTCCCGGGCGTCCGGAGGGGATGGTGGTGAAGCAGACGCCGTCCGCGGGCTCCCAGGCTTCCGGCGGCTCCACCATCACCATCTGTCTCGCGGTGAACGAGCTCCCGCTGCAGGTCTCGCCTCCACCCGGAGCCCGCACCCCGGCCCCCTCGGCCGGACCGGGCCAGCCCAGGGCCACCCCGGAGCCGCCCAGCGACGGGACCGTCCCCAACGTCGTCGGCGAGTCCTCCGCTCGGGGATCCTCCATAGTGAGGCAGGCTGGGTTCGAGCCCGTGCTCGTGCGAGACTGCGACCCCAGCGGTAGCAGCGAGGCCGGTCGGATCTGGCGTCAGAGCCCCGGGGGCGGGAGCACGGCCAGGCGCGGCTCGAACGTCACGCTGTGGAGCAACCCGGCCGGCTGCTAA
- a CDS encoding DNA-3-methyladenine glycosylase produces MAEPIPRPLPRSFYERDVCEVAQDLLGCLLVHRVGGRRVGGRIVETEAYGGPGDPGSHADRAPTGRARIMFGRPAIAYVYFTYGMHYCMNAVTGPEGVGSGVLLRAAEPMWGIEEMRARGFPPRLPDHMLMSGPGRLCRALGVGREHNGVELTRGPLTIRAGGAAEQVRSGPRVGLTRDDGRRWRYWIASPSVSRR; encoded by the coding sequence GTGGCCGAGCCTATCCCACGACCGCTGCCGCGGTCCTTCTACGAGCGGGACGTATGCGAGGTCGCTCAGGACCTGCTCGGCTGTCTGCTCGTCCATCGGGTGGGCGGACGACGCGTGGGCGGCCGGATCGTCGAGACCGAGGCCTACGGGGGTCCGGGAGACCCCGGCTCCCACGCGGACCGGGCGCCGACCGGGCGAGCGCGGATCATGTTCGGCCGGCCGGCCATCGCGTACGTCTACTTCACCTACGGGATGCACTACTGCATGAACGCCGTCACCGGTCCGGAGGGGGTCGGCAGCGGGGTGCTGCTGCGGGCGGCCGAACCGATGTGGGGTATCGAGGAGATGAGGGCACGCGGGTTCCCGCCCCGCCTGCCGGACCACATGCTCATGTCCGGTCCGGGACGTCTGTGCCGGGCCCTCGGCGTGGGACGTGAACACAACGGCGTCGAACTGACCCGCGGTCCCCTCACGATCCGCGCTGGGGGAGCCGCGGAACAGGTCAGGAGCGGACCGCGGGTGGGCCTGACGCGCGACGACGGGCGTCGGTGGCGCTACTGGATCGCTTCGCCCTCCGTCAGCCGTCGTTAG